The Candidatus Thermoplasmatota archaeon genomic sequence GCGACATAAAGAAAAACATCTAAAGCAGATAAAATGGAATAACTTTATAGAGGATGATAATGGAAACGGGATTACACATAGGAATGCAAAAGGTAGTAAACTAAGGTATTGGCTTGACAAGATCTGTAAAATTTTAACTATAGAGGAACTAGAGTTTTTGCTTATATTGTGGAATTGGAGGGCAAATGATCCAGCTAATAAATCCTATCAGAGAAGAGAATACAGGACTTGCGCAGGTATGGTGAGGGATTGGAGGGATTATTTCGTGGTTAACAAGTTTTTCAATGAGGTATCATTTGATGCAGAGACAGGTATAATTTTTAACACTGATGGGTCGTATCTGACTGTTGATTTCGACGAGGATAACGAGAACTATATTATACGAAACAGCGAGGGTACAATAATCTGTAGATATTAAGGAGAAAAACAGGTGTTTTACTTTTCGAACCACACATAAAACCTTTTTGTACAAATTTTTTTATGGTTTGTTTCTGCTGGCGTATTTTGTTGTAGTTATAGTTATGTTTTTAGCTGGGTTGTTTTAGTTTTATAGTTTTGATTATTTGAAGTAGTTGCTGGTTTTGTTGGTTGTTTGGTTGATTGACTGGCATAGCGACCCCTAAGGGGTCTGACCATTCGCTTTCAGCACCATATATGTCTTTTGCCTTCACTTTTATTTGGTAGCTACCTTTCTGGGCCCAGGTGTGGTTTGCGTTGGCTATATCACCAGATGCATATGGGCCTAGCCAACCTGAATTGTTGCCATCTCCCCAATCCCACATGTAGTAAATCTGGTCACCATCTGGGTCAGTCGTGCTTGTTGTATACATGTATTGTACACCAGGCTGCCCAGAGTTTGGACCAGATGGTTTTGTTGGTTTATTTGGCGGATTGTTTGGTGGTGGTGTTTCATTTTCATAGAAACATAGGGCTGGGTCGCCAAACAGGTTTGTCTCATAGTAGACCCAGCGTATACATGATCTACCAATAATTGGGAGATTGTCTTCTTTTGAATCATGGTTTGCTTTACCTATTTCTGGTATATTTTCGCCGAATACTGCGTCCCAGAATTGTCGGTGGAATCTCTGTGAGTCCCCATCAGTGCTGTATGACCAAAAGAACCCATAGCGAGCGTTCCATATACCTGCAAACGCACCATGAACGGTTTTTATGGTAAACTGTTCAGCTATGCAGTCATATCCCTGTGGGTCATCAAATCCACCTGCCATGCATCCCTGGGAATATATGAAACATGGGTTATTGTTTGTAAGGTAGCTAACATCGTAAAGGTACATCCTCATATTGTAATCATACCATGAGTGGCCGAGATGGTTGATTATGTGCACACCATTGTTTATAATGGACATTATTTCTGAATAACCCCATTTATAACTTGGTGAATCATATAATTTGGTAATATTATATTCATCATCAGGTATACCAATTGTTGTATATCCATCATCGGTGCAGGTGTTTATTAATTGGTCCATGTAAGTACCACCATAACTTGCAATTCCATAGTTACCAAGGTATTCTGCTGCTAAACAAACCTTTTTTAGATATTCATCATCTGGATCTTTATTAATGTATGTTATTGTTTTTGTTACAAAATTGTTAACATCTGCCAGGTTATCAACACATGCACGACCAACGTAAACTTCTGCAATTAGATCAACATCGCCACCATTTTCTCCATCAGTTGGTTCTCCCCATTTATTGTCACCATCATAGTTGTATGGTCCATCTAGACACGCGTAATATAAATCAGATGGCATGTATGTTTCGTAAGGATCTGTTTCTTCATCGAGACCATAAACCCATAGAGTTCTTGCTGGAACTATATTATAATCCCCTCCTAACAAAACATAATCTATACCCCAATTATAATAAGCATCCCTAATGTAACTTCTAATAGCCTCTGGGTCAGAGCTGCCAACATCTGTTAATGTTTTAACAACAGTATGTAAACCTTTTGCTTCATGAGCCTGCCTCAGAGGCTCAAAACCATTTTTAAGCACATCTGTAGTAAGAATCAACATATCATAATTATCATAACACGTGTGCAAAGGCGTAAGCTGATTTAGATATTGTACAGCAAACCCTGGGTTATCCACTTTTTTCATCACATCAAGCATGTCACGCTCAAAACCACGGAATAAAATATTTGCCTGATCATCACAACTCGTATCAACTGTAACTTGCATGTTATCATAATAATACAGCTCACCAGTTACTGGGTTATACTGGACTGGATGCAACAACAAAACAAGAATCGCATAACCACGGAAATTATATGTACCAACCTCCGTGTAAAGTCTACCAGGGAATAACAAATTCGACTGGTAAACCAAATCATTTGCAACGATTTTTTGAATAAACAATGACTGAGTTATAGGAATAGGCTGACCTATTGGATCAACATTAAAACCTGTTCCAAGCAAATGTTTTTCGCCAGTAACAACTTTTATATTACTCGCCTTTGATTTCGGTGGCAAAAGAATAAAAACTCCTTTTGATGGAATATTTGGTTCACCAGGGTTACTAGCAGTAAAACAACCGTCTAAAAAGATTTTATCATAAGAAGAACCTTCAATATTAACAGTTTCAACCGTTGGGCACTCAAAATTGTAAGCGAGAATAACCTGCGACCAAGACTGTGATTGATAACTCTGTGCCAGAGGAAACAGAGACATTAATAAAACAACTAACAACAAAAAAACTGTGCTACTAGGCCGCCAGATCTTCCTAAACAAAGAGATACCTCTTTTCATCTAAACTCCCTCTTCAATATTTTTACTAATACAGCAACATATTAATAAAAGCTAGCCTTCATCATACTAAAAAAATAATATGTTTCTTTTTCATAAAAAAATGAACTGAAAATATGTACAACCCACTTGATTTATCAAAGAAAACAGAAAACATGGTCGTAAAAGGAAAAGATAAAAAATATTACCGTTTCCGCGCAACTGGTTTCTATGGCGGCATAGCTACCGCTGACACAGTTGGGTGTAACCTGAGATGCAAGTTCTGCTGGTCTGGCAACAGTGTTTGGAACACAGAGAAAACAGGAAATTTTTATTCACCTGAACAAGTAGCAAAAAAGTTATTAGAAATAGCTGAACACAGAAAATTTACTCAAGTACGGGTATCAGGTGGTGAACCAACTATTGGTAGAGACCACCTGCTCTCTTTATTAAGAAATATCCCAAAAAAATTAATTTTTATTCTCGAAACAAATGGTATTTTATTAGGTGAAGATAAAACATATGTAGAGGATCTATCAAACTTTAAAAACATCCATGTCCGTGTATGTCTAAAAGGATGTGATGAACAAGAGTTTTCTTGGTTTACAGGGGCAGATAAAAAAGGGTTTGAATACCAAATCAGATCACTTGAGAATCTGCGAGACGAAGAAATAAGTTTCAACATAGCACTTGTGTCCACGAGAAAGGATAGGCAGTTATTGTTTCAGAAACTGAAAGATATGGGTTTAGGTGAAATTATGGTTGAGGAGGAGGAAATAACTCTTTACCCGCAGGTGCGTCAGAGGCTAGAAAAAGAAGGTATGCTTGTTTATTTTGAATGGGCATAAAACAACATTTACCATAAAAATTTTTTTTATGTGGATTCAATAAATCCATCTAAAAATGCGAGCATTGTATCTATTAGAAGATCATAGTCTTTATCATTTCTTAGGATCCTTGGTATATTTATTTTGAATTCGTTAAATTTAAGTGTGACAGTTGGGCGGTGTTTTCTTAACTCCAATAGTTTATTTTGCACAGTCCATGTTAAAAGCCTTGTGACAAAAATTTCGTCATCACCTTTTATCATGTATTTATCATCAAATTCGTTGCTACCAATCTGTATATCCTGCATACCTAGTTTCTTACCTATCTCAGATGCCCATGATTCCCCGTAGATTTTAATTACATGATTATTGGGATTATTAATGGTAGAAAAAAATACGAGTATATGCTGATTGATATTTGCTACCAGGGTAAACAGTCACTGTAACATTTTTGTCTCTGTAGGGGAAATTTAGGGTAGGGCTTCTAAAATTCCATTGAACTCTCCCTTTTCTTTTCATTGCCTGTCCCTCAAAAATATACTTTAATTTCAAGAAACGTCTGAAAAGAGCGAACTATTGCAATGATGATAATACCGATAAAAACAACCCAAAAATAATCAAAAAAACCATATTGGGATATTACTAGTCATATGCCACCCTTTTATTTGTAATATCTTATTTTCTTATTAACCTATTTATGAATCACAGTAGAAAAAAAGAAAAACTATAGATGTATATGCCGTGTAGGCTATGCAAATGAAATATGAAATGAAGGATGAGAAAAAACGACTACTTTCACAGAGAATAGAACATATTGATATAAAGACGTTCAACGCGGTTCCGTTGATTGAGGCTTTTGATCGTATGTCATTCCAGTCTAGAAACCTGGCAAATGCT encodes the following:
- a CDS encoding C25 family cysteine peptidase; this encodes MKRGISLFRKIWRPSSTVFLLLVVLLMSLFPLAQSYQSQSWSQVILAYNFECPTVETVNIEGSSYDKIFLDGCFTASNPGEPNIPSKGVFILLPPKSKASNIKVVTGEKHLLGTGFNVDPIGQPIPITQSLFIQKIVANDLVYQSNLLFPGRLYTEVGTYNFRGYAILVLLLHPVQYNPVTGELYYYDNMQVTVDTSCDDQANILFRGFERDMLDVMKKVDNPGFAVQYLNQLTPLHTCYDNYDMLILTTDVLKNGFEPLRQAHEAKGLHTVVKTLTDVGSSDPEAIRSYIRDAYYNWGIDYVLLGGDYNIVPARTLWVYGLDEETDPYETYMPSDLYYACLDGPYNYDGDNKWGEPTDGENGGDVDLIAEVYVGRACVDNLADVNNFVTKTITYINKDPDDEYLKKVCLAAEYLGNYGIASYGGTYMDQLINTCTDDGYTTIGIPDDEYNITKLYDSPSYKWGYSEIMSIINNGVHIINHLGHSWYDYNMRMYLYDVSYLTNNNPCFIYSQGCMAGGFDDPQGYDCIAEQFTIKTVHGAFAGIWNARYGFFWSYSTDGDSQRFHRQFWDAVFGENIPEIGKANHDSKEDNLPIIGRSCIRWVYYETNLFGDPALCFYENETPPPNNPPNKPTKPSGPNSGQPGVQYMYTTSTTDPDGDQIYYMWDWGDGNNSGWLGPYASGDIANANHTWAQKGSYQIKVKAKDIYGAESEWSDPLGVAMPVNQPNNQQNQQLLQIIKTIKLKQPS
- a CDS encoding radical SAM protein, giving the protein MYNPLDLSKKTENMVVKGKDKKYYRFRATGFYGGIATADTVGCNLRCKFCWSGNSVWNTEKTGNFYSPEQVAKKLLEIAEHRKFTQVRVSGGEPTIGRDHLLSLLRNIPKKLIFILETNGILLGEDKTYVEDLSNFKNIHVRVCLKGCDEQEFSWFTGADKKGFEYQIRSLENLRDEEISFNIALVSTRKDRQLLFQKLKDMGLGEIMVEEEEITLYPQVRQRLEKEGMLVYFEWA